One window of Nomascus leucogenys isolate Asia unplaced genomic scaffold, Asia_NLE_v1 001560F_32125_qpd_obj, whole genome shotgun sequence genomic DNA carries:
- the LOC115834117 gene encoding carcinoembryonic antigen-related cell adhesion molecule 19-like — MEIPMGTQGCFSKSLLLSASILVLWMLQGSQAALHIQKIPEQPQKNQDLLLLVQGVPDTFQDFNWYLGEETYGGTRLFTYIPGIQRPQRDGSAMGQRDIVGFPNGSMLLRRAQPADSGTYKVAVTINSEWTMKAKTEVQVAD, encoded by the exons ATGGAGATTCCCATGGGGACCCAGGGCTGCTTCTCAAAGAGCCTCCTGCTCTCAG CCTCAATCCTGGTCCTCTGGATGCTCCAAGGCTCCCAGGCAGCTCTCCACATCCAAAAGATTCCAGAGCAGCCTCAAAAGAACCAGGACCTTCTCCTGTTGGTCCAGGGTGTCCCAGACACCTTCCAGGACTTCAACTGGTACCTGGGGGAGGAGACGTATGGAGGCACGAGGCTATTTACCTACATCCCTGGGATACAACGGCCTCAGAGGGATGGCAGTGCCATGGGACAGCGAGACATCGTGGGCTTCCCCAATGGTTCCATGCTGCTGcgccgcgcccagcctgcagACAGTGGCACCTACAAAGTAGCTGTTACCATCAACTCTGAATGGACTATGAAGGCCAAGACTGAGGTCCAGGTAGCTG ATTGA